The Polymorphobacter megasporae genome window below encodes:
- a CDS encoding TIGR00730 family Rossman fold protein, which translates to MTSSPASPAAKPARLFPTARDEAAVANKPTSTAQTEHSAYRLAFQDNEFLLRDEARPVRLQLELMKAELALAEARIASTFVIYGSARIPSPEDAAALVAASEPGEDRRIAESLAAKSHYYTVARELARLASSVGEDAAGKQFVVCSGGGPSIMEAANRGAADVGAISIGLNIVLPFEQVPNPYVTPGLSFQFHYFALRKMHFLMRARAVAAFPGGFGTFDELFELLTLVQTGKVPPLPIFLFGRDFWSRVVNFDALAEEGTIARTDLDLFHIVETADEAWAIVKAHYGLA; encoded by the coding sequence ATGACTTCCAGCCCAGCATCACCCGCAGCCAAACCGGCGCGCCTGTTTCCGACCGCGCGCGACGAAGCCGCCGTCGCCAACAAGCCGACGTCGACTGCGCAGACCGAACATTCCGCGTACCGCCTCGCATTCCAGGACAATGAATTCCTGCTCCGTGACGAGGCGCGACCGGTCCGTCTCCAGCTCGAATTGATGAAGGCCGAACTCGCGCTCGCCGAAGCGCGAATTGCGTCGACCTTCGTGATTTACGGTTCGGCGCGGATCCCGTCGCCGGAGGACGCAGCAGCACTCGTCGCGGCGTCGGAGCCGGGCGAGGACCGGCGGATCGCCGAGAGCCTCGCCGCCAAGTCGCATTACTATACCGTGGCCCGTGAGCTGGCGCGGCTGGCGTCGTCGGTCGGCGAGGACGCTGCGGGCAAGCAGTTCGTCGTCTGCTCGGGTGGCGGGCCGTCGATCATGGAGGCAGCGAACCGCGGGGCTGCCGACGTCGGCGCGATCTCGATCGGATTGAATATCGTCCTGCCGTTCGAGCAGGTGCCGAACCCGTACGTCACCCCGGGGCTGTCATTCCAGTTCCACTATTTCGCGCTGCGGAAGATGCACTTCCTGATGCGTGCGAGGGCGGTCGCGGCGTTCCCGGGCGGCTTCGGCACGTTCGACGAACTGTTTGAGCTGCTGACACTGGTCCAGACCGGCAAGGTGCCGCCGCTGCCGATCTTCCTGTTCGGGCGCGACTTCTGGAGCCGGGTGGTCAACTTTGACGCGCTCGCCGAGGAAGGCACGATCGCCCGGACCGACCTCGATCTGTTTCACATCGTCGAGACGGCGGACGAGGCGTGGGCGATCGTCAA
- a CDS encoding phosphoserine transaminase, which translates to MIDRPNAPPARAFFSSGPCAKRPGWTPDQLKTDVLGRSHRSKLGKARLKLAIDMTREVLQVPDTHLIGIVPASDTGAFEMAMWSMLGQRPVTMAAWESFGEGWVTDAVKQLKLADCTVVNAAYGELPDLTRVPQSHDVCFTWNGTTSGVRVPNGDWIRDDREGLMLCDATSAVFAQELPWAKLDVVTYSWQKVLGGEGGHGVLILGPRAVERLESYVPAWPLPKIFRLTSKGKLIAGIFEGETINTPSMLAVEDYIDALTWAKSIGGLQELYARADANAAALDRWVEATPWVAHLATEPGTRSNTSVCLSLPGASPDVPKAIASLLEKEGVAFDIGGYRDAPPGLRIWCGGTVDTADIAALGPWLDWAHAQVTQQAVAA; encoded by the coding sequence ATGATTGACCGACCGAACGCGCCCCCGGCGCGCGCCTTTTTCTCGTCCGGCCCTTGCGCCAAGCGTCCCGGCTGGACCCCCGACCAACTCAAAACCGACGTGCTCGGCCGCTCGCACCGGTCGAAGCTCGGCAAGGCGCGCCTCAAGCTCGCGATCGACATGACCCGCGAGGTACTGCAGGTTCCCGACACCCACCTCATCGGCATCGTCCCCGCGTCCGACACCGGCGCCTTCGAAATGGCGATGTGGTCGATGCTTGGGCAGCGCCCGGTGACGATGGCGGCGTGGGAAAGCTTCGGCGAAGGCTGGGTGACCGACGCGGTCAAGCAGCTCAAGCTTGCCGACTGCACCGTCGTCAACGCGGCGTATGGCGAGCTTCCCGACCTCACCCGCGTACCGCAATCGCACGACGTCTGCTTCACGTGGAACGGCACGACGTCGGGCGTTCGCGTGCCCAACGGCGACTGGATTCGCGACGACCGCGAAGGGCTGATGCTGTGCGACGCGACGAGCGCGGTGTTCGCGCAGGAGCTGCCGTGGGCGAAGCTCGATGTCGTCACCTATAGCTGGCAGAAGGTGCTTGGCGGCGAGGGCGGGCACGGCGTCCTGATCCTCGGCCCGCGCGCGGTCGAGCGGCTGGAGAGCTACGTCCCGGCGTGGCCGCTGCCGAAGATCTTCCGCCTGACCAGCAAGGGCAAGCTGATCGCCGGCATCTTCGAGGGCGAGACGATCAACACCCCGTCGATGCTCGCGGTAGAGGATTATATCGACGCGCTGACGTGGGCGAAATCGATCGGCGGGCTGCAGGAACTCTACGCCCGCGCCGACGCCAACGCCGCCGCGCTCGACCGCTGGGTCGAGGCGACGCCGTGGGTCGCGCACCTCGCGACCGAGCCCGGAACGCGGTCGAACACCAGCGTCTGCCTGTCGCTGCCGGGCGCGTCGCCCGACGTGCCGAAGGCGATCGCCTCGCTGCTCGAGAAGGAAGGCGTCGCCTTCGACATCGGCGGCTATCGTGACGCGCCTCCGGGCCTGCGCATCTGGTGCGGCGGGACGGTTGACACCGCCGATATCGCGGCGCTCGGACCGTGGCTCGACTGGGCGCATGCGCAGGTCACGCAGCAGGCCGTCGCCGCCTAA
- the serA gene encoding phosphoglycerate dehydrogenase gives MPKVLIADEMSPKAAEIFRARGVDFDEITGLSKDELIKIIGNYDGIAVRSTTKATKDVFAAATNLKVIGRAGIGVDNIDIPAASAKGVVVMNTPFGNSITTAEHAIALMFALARQLPEADASTQAGKWEKNRFMGVELTAKTLGLIGAGNIGSIVADRALGLRMKVIAFDPFLTPERAQDLGIEKVTLDDLLARADIITLHTPLTDSTRNILSAEALAKTKPGVRIINCARGGLIDEVALKAGLDSGHIGGAALDVFATEPAKASPLFGTPNFISTPHLGASTDEAQVNVAIQVAEQMSDFLMSGGVTNALNVPSLSAEEAPRLRPYMALADRLGTLTGQLVSDGISGVTVEVEGAAAELNIKPITAAVLAGLMRVHSDTVNMVNAPFLARERDIDVAEVRHERETDYHTLVRVTVRTPDGERSVAGTLFGNREPRLVEIIGIKVEADLHGPMLFIVNEDKPGFIGRLGSTLGTASVNIGTFHLGRRDSRAEAVLLLSVDEVIPAAVLSEIKALPGVKQVKALNFG, from the coding sequence ATGCCCAAAGTCCTCATCGCCGACGAAATGTCCCCCAAGGCCGCCGAAATCTTCCGCGCGCGCGGGGTCGACTTCGACGAAATCACCGGTCTGTCGAAAGACGAACTGATCAAGATCATCGGCAATTACGACGGCATCGCCGTCCGCTCGACGACCAAGGCGACGAAGGACGTCTTCGCCGCCGCGACCAACCTCAAGGTCATCGGCCGCGCCGGGATCGGCGTCGACAACATCGACATCCCTGCCGCAAGCGCCAAGGGCGTCGTCGTGATGAACACCCCGTTCGGCAATTCGATCACCACCGCCGAGCACGCGATCGCGCTGATGTTCGCGCTCGCCCGCCAGCTGCCCGAGGCCGACGCGTCGACGCAGGCGGGCAAGTGGGAGAAGAACCGCTTCATGGGGGTCGAGCTGACCGCGAAGACACTCGGGCTGATCGGCGCGGGCAATATCGGCTCGATCGTCGCCGACCGCGCGCTCGGTTTGCGGATGAAGGTCATCGCCTTCGACCCGTTCCTGACGCCCGAGCGCGCGCAGGACCTCGGCATCGAGAAGGTCACGCTCGACGACCTGCTCGCGCGCGCCGACATCATCACGCTCCACACCCCGCTGACCGACTCTACGCGGAATATCCTGTCGGCCGAGGCGCTGGCGAAGACCAAGCCGGGCGTCCGCATCATCAACTGTGCGCGCGGCGGGTTGATCGACGAGGTCGCGCTTAAGGCCGGGCTCGATTCGGGGCATATCGGCGGCGCGGCGCTCGACGTCTTCGCCACCGAACCGGCGAAGGCATCGCCGTTGTTCGGCACGCCGAACTTCATCTCGACCCCGCACCTCGGCGCGTCGACCGACGAGGCGCAGGTCAACGTCGCGATCCAGGTCGCTGAGCAGATGTCGGACTTCCTGATGAGCGGCGGCGTCACCAACGCGCTCAACGTCCCGTCGCTGTCGGCGGAGGAAGCACCGCGGCTGCGCCCATACATGGCGCTTGCCGACCGGCTCGGTACCTTGACCGGGCAGCTCGTCAGCGACGGCATCTCGGGCGTGACGGTCGAGGTCGAGGGCGCGGCGGCCGAGCTCAACATCAAGCCGATCACCGCCGCCGTCCTCGCCGGGCTGATGCGGGTCCATTCGGACACGGTCAACATGGTCAACGCGCCGTTCCTCGCCCGCGAACGCGACATCGACGTCGCCGAGGTCCGCCACGAGCGCGAGACCGACTATCACACGCTCGTCCGGGTCACGGTGCGGACCCCCGACGGCGAGCGTTCGGTCGCGGGCACGCTGTTCGGCAACCGCGAGCCGCGGCTGGTCGAGATCATCGGCATCAAGGTCGAGGCCGACCTCCACGGACCGATGCTGTTCATCGTCAACGAGGACAAGCCGGGGTTCATCGGACGGCTCGGGAGCACCCTCGGTACTGCGAGCGTCAACATCGGGACGTTCCACCTCGGGCGGCGTGACAGCCGGGCGGAGGCGGTGCTGCTGTTGTCGGTCGACGAGGTAATCCCGGCGGCAGTGCTCAGCGAGATCAAGGCGCTGCCCGGCGTGAAGCAGGTCAAGGCGCTGAATTTTGGGTGA
- a CDS encoding ATP phosphoribosyltransferase regulatory subunit, with product MTDITAGLLPEGLRDRLPPQAAAAEHLMRGLLDHVASHGYERVQPPLVEFEESLAGRLGVTGRQELLRFTDPVSRHTLALRPDMTGQVGRIAATRLAHIPRPLRLAYGGAVLRVKGSQLRPEREMLQVGAELIGRDSVAAVVEVLTLAVAALTRAGVTGLTVDLTLPSFVADLAAAWAGPAPIADLATVEDLLDAKDSAGLAAGGASLYQPLIAAAGPAAAALAALGRLDLPPALADRLADVADVVAALAAGNGEGVAVTLDPTERHGFEYQRWIGFTLFADGVRGEIGRGGAYSIVHPDGAREPAVGFSLYIDGLVDAGLGIVARDRILLPLGTPASVGDRLRREGWITVAALDGDIPAGCTHRWTGDTAEPLEGHA from the coding sequence GTGACCGACATCACCGCAGGCCTCCTCCCCGAAGGCCTCCGCGACCGGCTCCCCCCGCAGGCTGCCGCCGCCGAACACCTCATGCGCGGGCTGCTCGATCACGTCGCCAGCCACGGCTACGAACGCGTCCAGCCGCCGCTCGTCGAGTTCGAGGAAAGTCTCGCCGGGCGCTTGGGCGTGACCGGACGGCAGGAACTTTTGCGCTTCACCGACCCTGTGTCGCGGCACACGCTCGCGCTGCGCCCCGACATGACCGGGCAGGTCGGCCGGATCGCCGCGACCCGTCTCGCCCACATCCCTCGGCCGCTGCGGCTGGCCTATGGCGGCGCGGTCTTGCGGGTGAAGGGTAGCCAGTTGCGCCCCGAGCGCGAGATGCTCCAGGTCGGCGCCGAATTGATCGGGCGCGACAGCGTCGCCGCTGTCGTCGAGGTGCTGACGCTCGCGGTCGCCGCGCTGACCCGCGCCGGAGTCACCGGACTGACCGTCGACCTGACCCTGCCGAGCTTCGTCGCCGACCTCGCCGCTGCCTGGGCCGGGCCCGCGCCGATCGCCGATCTCGCCACGGTCGAGGACCTGCTCGACGCCAAAGACAGCGCGGGCCTCGCTGCCGGAGGCGCGTCACTCTACCAGCCGCTGATCGCCGCCGCCGGTCCCGCTGCCGCCGCTCTCGCCGCGCTCGGCCGCCTCGACCTGCCCCCGGCCCTTGCGGACCGCCTCGCCGATGTTGCCGACGTCGTCGCCGCGCTCGCCGCCGGGAACGGGGAGGGCGTTGCGGTAACGCTCGACCCGACCGAGCGCCACGGCTTCGAGTATCAGCGCTGGATCGGCTTCACGCTGTTCGCCGATGGCGTTCGCGGCGAGATCGGTCGCGGCGGCGCGTATAGCATCGTCCATCCCGACGGCGCGCGCGAGCCCGCAGTCGGTTTCTCGCTCTATATCGACGGCCTCGTCGATGCCGGATTGGGGATCGTCGCGCGCGACCGTATCCTGCTCCCCCTTGGCACGCCTGCATCCGTCGGCGACCGCCTGCGCCGCGAAGGCTGGATCACCGTCGCGGCGCTCGATGGCGATATTCCCGCCGGCTGCACGCACCGCTGGACCGGCGACACTGCCGAACCTTTGGAAGGACACGCATGA
- a CDS encoding NADPH-dependent FMN reductase produces the protein MTKVAVLVGSLRRASFSRKLAQAMIDLAPDLDCTIVEIGALPIYNQDFDDDGTPPPAYTEFRTAMAGYGAVLFVTPEYNRSVPGVLKNALDVGSRPYGKSVWSGKPAAVISCTPGALGGFGANHHLRQSLVFLDMPTMQQPEAYLGNVAKMFADDGSVMPASHEFLAKIMAAFTTWIGRTAPHG, from the coding sequence ATGACCAAAGTCGCCGTACTCGTCGGCAGCCTTCGCCGCGCCTCGTTCAGCCGCAAGCTGGCGCAGGCGATGATCGACCTCGCGCCCGACCTCGACTGCACGATCGTCGAAATCGGCGCGCTGCCGATCTACAATCAGGACTTCGACGACGACGGCACGCCGCCCCCCGCCTACACCGAATTTCGCACGGCGATGGCCGGATATGGCGCGGTTCTGTTCGTCACTCCCGAATATAACCGCTCGGTTCCCGGCGTGCTTAAGAACGCGCTCGACGTCGGGTCGCGGCCGTATGGCAAGAGCGTGTGGAGCGGCAAACCGGCGGCGGTCATCAGCTGCACCCCCGGCGCGTTGGGCGGCTTCGGCGCGAACCATCATCTCCGCCAATCGCTCGTCTTCCTCGACATGCCGACGATGCAGCAGCCTGAGGCTTACCTCGGCAACGTCGCCAAAATGTTTGCCGACGATGGCAGCGTCATGCCCGCGTCGCACGAATTCCTCGCCAAGATCATGGCTGCGTTCACCACCTGGATCGGAAGGACTGCCCCCCATGGCTAA
- a CDS encoding adenylosuccinate synthase — MANVVVIGAQWGDEGKGKIVDWLSARADVVVRFQGGHNAGHTLVVGNEVYKLSLLPSGIVRGALSVIGNGVVFDPWHFKAEVEKLRGQGVAISPETLQVSELCPLILPLHSELDGLREDASGAGKIGTTRRGIGPAYEDKAGRRALRVCDLGHLDKMGPQLDRLLAHHNALRVGFGIPPVDREALVASLEEIAPFVLPFAAPVWSSLGDARRAGKRILFEGAQGVLLDVDHGTYPFVTSSNVVAGTAASGSGMGPGAINYVLGIVKAYTTRVGGGPFPTELDDAIGQRLGERGREFGTVTGRKRRCGWFDAVLVRQAVQVSGVHGMALTKLDVLDGLDDLMICNGYTLDGKTLDHFPAHAADQAAVVPIYERFDGWSESTMGARSWGELPAQAIKYIRRIEELTNCPVALVSTSPEREDTILVRDPFVD, encoded by the coding sequence ATGGCTAATGTCGTCGTTATCGGGGCGCAGTGGGGCGACGAGGGTAAGGGCAAGATCGTCGACTGGCTGTCGGCGCGCGCCGACGTCGTCGTCCGCTTCCAGGGCGGGCACAACGCCGGACACACGCTCGTCGTCGGCAACGAGGTCTACAAGCTCAGCCTGCTGCCGAGTGGCATCGTTCGCGGTGCGCTGTCGGTGATCGGCAACGGCGTCGTCTTCGACCCGTGGCACTTCAAGGCCGAGGTCGAAAAGCTCCGCGGCCAGGGCGTCGCGATCAGCCCCGAGACGCTGCAGGTCAGCGAACTGTGCCCGCTGATCCTGCCGCTCCATAGCGAGCTCGATGGCCTGCGCGAGGACGCCAGCGGCGCGGGCAAGATCGGCACGACGCGGCGCGGCATCGGCCCGGCGTATGAGGACAAGGCCGGACGCCGCGCGCTGCGGGTCTGCGACCTCGGCCACCTCGACAAGATGGGACCGCAGCTCGACCGGCTGCTCGCGCATCACAATGCGCTCCGCGTCGGCTTCGGCATCCCCCCGGTCGACCGCGAGGCGCTGGTCGCGTCGCTCGAGGAGATCGCGCCGTTCGTCCTGCCATTTGCCGCGCCCGTCTGGTCGAGCCTCGGCGATGCCCGCCGCGCCGGAAAACGCATCCTGTTCGAGGGCGCGCAGGGCGTGCTGCTCGACGTCGACCACGGCACCTACCCGTTCGTCACCTCGTCGAACGTCGTCGCCGGCACCGCCGCGAGCGGCAGCGGCATGGGTCCCGGCGCGATCAACTACGTCCTCGGCATCGTCAAGGCGTACACGACGCGCGTCGGCGGCGGCCCCTTCCCGACCGAGCTCGACGACGCGATCGGGCAGCGCTTGGGCGAGCGCGGGCGCGAATTCGGCACCGTCACCGGGCGCAAGCGCCGCTGCGGCTGGTTCGACGCGGTGCTGGTCCGGCAGGCGGTGCAGGTCAGCGGCGTCCACGGCATGGCGCTGACCAAGCTCGACGTCCTCGACGGGCTCGACGATTTGATGATCTGCAACGGCTACACGCTCGACGGGAAGACGCTCGACCATTTCCCGGCGCACGCGGCGGACCAGGCGGCGGTTGTCCCGATCTATGAGCGCTTCGACGGCTGGAGCGAATCGACGATGGGCGCGCGCAGCTGGGGCGAACTTCCGGCACAGGCGATCAAGTACATTCGCCGCATCGAGGAACTGACCAACTGCCCGGTCGCTTTGGTCAGCACATCACCCGAGCGCGAGGATACGATCCTCGTGCGCGATCCGTTCGTCGACTAA
- a CDS encoding NINE protein has product MAIDRYRTNEVGPPVASTLITYVVWFFLGNIGGHRFLTGRVFSGAVMLVLHVLGWLTWWFGLGFLIWGFVGLWWLVDAFLIPGWLRD; this is encoded by the coding sequence ATGGCGATCGATCGCTACCGTACGAACGAGGTCGGGCCGCCGGTCGCGTCGACGCTGATCACCTATGTCGTCTGGTTCTTCCTTGGCAACATTGGCGGTCACCGTTTCCTCACCGGGCGTGTCTTCAGCGGCGCAGTCATGCTCGTGCTTCACGTTCTCGGATGGTTGACGTGGTGGTTCGGCCTCGGCTTTTTGATCTGGGGCTTTGTCGGCCTATGGTGGTTGGTCGACGCCTTCCTAATCCCGGGGTGGCTCCGCGATTAG
- the aroC gene encoding chorismate synthase, translating into MTFNTFGHSFRFTTWGESHGPAIGAVVDGCPPGLLLSETDVQPWLDKRRPGTSRFTTQRQEPDQVRILSGVYEGRTTGTPIHLMIDNVDQRSKDYGDIAQAYRPGHADYAYDAKYSLRDPRGGGRSSARETASRVAAGAVARLVIPEVSIRAYLVELGGDAIDRAAFDDAEIDRNPFFCPDPAAAARWETLLDAARKSGSSLGAIVECCASGVPAGWGSPVYAKLDSQLAAAMMSINAVKGVEVGDGFGAARLRGEENADAMRPGNDGRPVFGSNHAGGTAGGISTGQPVVIRIALKPTSSILTPVDTITSTGDATMIVTKGRHDPCVGIRAAPVAEAMMALVLADARLMHRGQTGF; encoded by the coding sequence ATGACCTTCAACACCTTTGGCCACAGCTTCCGCTTCACCACCTGGGGCGAATCGCATGGCCCCGCGATCGGCGCGGTCGTCGACGGCTGCCCCCCCGGCCTATTGCTGTCCGAGACCGACGTCCAGCCGTGGCTCGACAAGCGCCGCCCCGGCACATCGCGCTTCACGACGCAGCGGCAGGAGCCCGATCAGGTCCGCATCCTGTCGGGCGTTTATGAGGGGCGCACCACCGGCACCCCGATCCACCTGATGATCGACAACGTCGACCAGCGGTCGAAGGACTATGGTGACATCGCGCAGGCGTATCGCCCCGGCCACGCCGATTATGCCTATGACGCCAAGTACAGCCTCCGCGATCCGCGTGGTGGCGGGCGGTCGTCGGCGCGTGAGACCGCGAGCCGGGTCGCGGCGGGGGCGGTCGCGCGGCTGGTCATCCCCGAGGTCTCCATCCGCGCGTATCTCGTCGAGCTCGGCGGCGACGCGATCGACCGCGCCGCGTTCGACGATGCCGAGATCGACCGCAACCCGTTCTTCTGCCCCGATCCTGCCGCTGCTGCGCGGTGGGAGACGCTCCTCGATGCCGCGCGCAAGTCAGGGTCGTCGCTCGGCGCGATCGTCGAATGCTGCGCGAGTGGTGTTCCAGCAGGGTGGGGAAGCCCGGTCTACGCCAAGCTCGACAGTCAGCTAGCCGCCGCGATGATGAGCATCAACGCGGTCAAGGGCGTCGAGGTCGGCGACGGCTTCGGCGCCGCACGGCTCCGCGGCGAAGAGAATGCCGACGCCATGCGCCCCGGCAACGACGGGCGGCCGGTGTTCGGCTCAAACCACGCGGGCGGCACGGCGGGCGGAATCTCGACCGGGCAACCGGTCGTCATTCGCATCGCGCTCAAGCCGACTTCGTCGATCCTTACCCCGGTCGATACGATCACCTCGACAGGCGACGCCACCATGATCGTCACCAAGGGCCGCCACGACCCGTGCGTCGGCATCCGCGCGGCACCGGTCGCTGAGGCGATGATGGCGCTGGTGCTCGCCGATGCGAGACTGATGCATCGCGGGCAGACGGGCTTTTAA
- the fabI gene encoding enoyl-ACP reductase FabI, with the protein MAGLMAGKRGLIMGVANDRSLAWGIAQAVAAQGGEIAFSFQGEALEKRVRPLAASLGSDLLIECDVAEPESIDACFATLAERWPTIDYLVHAIGFSDKNELRGRYVDTSAENFATTMNISVFSFTAVAQRALAMMPDGGSMLTLSYYGAEKVIPHYNVMGVAKAALETSVRYLAMDLGPDKVRVNAISAGPIKTLAASGIGDFRHILKWNEYNSPLRRNVTIDDVGGAGVYLLSDLASGVTGEVHHVDAGYNVIGMKAEDAPDISVA; encoded by the coding sequence ATGGCAGGACTGATGGCCGGAAAGCGCGGCCTGATCATGGGGGTGGCGAACGACCGGAGCCTCGCATGGGGCATCGCCCAGGCGGTTGCAGCGCAGGGCGGCGAGATCGCCTTCAGCTTTCAGGGGGAGGCCCTCGAAAAGCGCGTTCGCCCCTTGGCGGCGTCGCTCGGCAGCGACCTGCTTATCGAATGCGATGTCGCCGAACCCGAGAGCATCGATGCGTGCTTCGCGACACTCGCCGAGCGCTGGCCGACGATCGACTATCTCGTCCACGCGATCGGCTTTTCGGACAAGAACGAACTCCGCGGCCGCTATGTCGATACCAGCGCCGAGAACTTCGCGACGACGATGAATATCAGCGTGTTTAGCTTCACCGCGGTCGCTCAGCGCGCGTTGGCGATGATGCCCGACGGCGGGTCGATGCTCACGCTGAGCTATTACGGCGCCGAGAAGGTCATCCCGCATTATAACGTCATGGGCGTCGCGAAGGCGGCGCTCGAGACGAGTGTGCGCTACCTCGCGATGGACCTCGGACCCGACAAGGTGCGGGTCAACGCGATCAGCGCCGGTCCGATCAAGACATTGGCGGCGAGCGGGATCGGCGATTTCCGCCACATCCTCAAGTGGAACGAATATAACTCGCCGCTCCGCCGCAACGTGACGATCGACGATGTCGGCGGGGCGGGCGTGTACCTGCTGAGCGACCTCGCGAGCGGGGTGACGGGCGAGGTCCATCACGTCGACGCGGGGTATAACGTGATCGGGATGAAGGCCGAGGACGCGCCGGATATCAGCGTTGCCTGA
- a CDS encoding YihY/virulence factor BrkB family protein → MHVPAALARFLATRPCQIVTRVVSGTWIDGFVLAGNLAYLSLLTLFPFFIVVATIAGAFGRTEDGIHAVNAFMRTVPPDVGKLIAAPVRAVLTARSGKGLVTLGILVTLWTVSGFIETIREIIRKAYGTSSTRPVWEYRVGAIALIVGAVFLMVIAFIVQVVMTGIEQFIVQLLPFKENLISLVGLGRIAPALALFGSLWGLFYALTPRKFRDAGAPVWPGALLIAVVWIGTTMLLPVVLSSFGSYDRTYGSLAGVIVALLFFYIIGFGVVIGAQLNAALAIVPKLGQKAATIEPGQGVDCAKS, encoded by the coding sequence ATGCACGTTCCGGCGGCCCTGGCCCGTTTTCTCGCAACGCGCCCATGCCAGATCGTCACGCGGGTTGTCAGTGGTACCTGGATCGACGGCTTCGTCCTCGCCGGGAACCTCGCCTATCTATCGCTCCTGACGCTGTTTCCGTTCTTCATCGTGGTTGCGACGATTGCCGGGGCATTCGGACGGACGGAGGATGGCATTCACGCGGTCAACGCCTTCATGCGGACCGTCCCGCCCGATGTCGGCAAGCTGATCGCCGCGCCGGTCCGCGCGGTGTTGACGGCGCGCTCGGGCAAGGGACTTGTAACGCTCGGTATTCTCGTGACCTTGTGGACGGTGTCCGGTTTTATCGAGACGATACGCGAGATCATCCGCAAGGCGTACGGCACGAGCAGCACGCGCCCGGTCTGGGAATACCGCGTCGGCGCGATCGCGCTGATCGTCGGCGCGGTTTTTCTGATGGTCATCGCCTTCATCGTCCAGGTCGTGATGACCGGCATCGAGCAGTTCATCGTCCAGCTCCTGCCATTCAAAGAGAACCTCATCAGTCTCGTCGGGCTTGGACGGATCGCGCCTGCGCTTGCGCTGTTCGGCTCGCTCTGGGGGCTGTTCTACGCGCTCACCCCGCGCAAATTTCGCGATGCCGGCGCACCGGTGTGGCCAGGCGCGCTGCTCATTGCAGTGGTGTGGATTGGCACGACGATGCTGCTGCCGGTCGTTCTGTCGAGTTTTGGCAGCTATGACCGCACCTACGGCAGTCTTGCCGGGGTAATCGTCGCCTTGCTGTTCTTCTATATCATCGGATTCGGGGTGGTCATCGGCGCACAGCTCAACGCAGCGCTGGCGATTGTGCCGAAACTGGGCCAGAAAGCGGCGACGATCGAACCGGGCCAAGGCGTCGACTGCGCCAAGAGTTAA
- a CDS encoding DnaJ C-terminal domain-containing protein produces MAKDLYSTLGVARGASAADIKKAYRKLAKANHPDTHAGDAAALARFKDVSAAYTILSDTGERAKYDRGEIDADGQPKAPPGYGGFGGGSGGGFGGGDGFGPQPGGGTRFDFGGDPGDIFSELFGRSGGPFGSDPRMRAAPVKGADVSYRLNVPFEDAALLKPQRIALKNGKTLDLKLTPGLESGKQVRMAGQGDPGPGGAGDALVTIDIMPHRFFTRDGADIRLDLPVRLGEAVLGAKVRVPTPEGPVMLGVPAGTTSGRTLRLRGRGFSKADGSRGDLLATLMVDLPADDAELRSFAERWEGDATRNPRSALGID; encoded by the coding sequence ATGGCAAAAGACCTTTATTCGACGCTCGGTGTCGCGCGCGGGGCAAGCGCCGCCGACATTAAAAAAGCTTATCGCAAGCTCGCCAAGGCGAACCACCCCGACACTCATGCGGGTGACGCGGCGGCGCTGGCGCGGTTCAAGGACGTCTCGGCAGCGTACACGATCCTGTCGGATACGGGCGAGCGCGCCAAGTATGACCGCGGCGAGATCGATGCCGATGGCCAGCCGAAAGCACCGCCGGGGTATGGTGGGTTCGGCGGCGGGAGCGGCGGTGGGTTCGGTGGCGGCGACGGCTTCGGCCCGCAACCGGGAGGCGGAACACGCTTCGACTTCGGCGGCGATCCAGGTGACATTTTTTCCGAGCTGTTCGGACGCAGCGGTGGCCCGTTTGGCAGCGATCCGCGAATGCGCGCTGCCCCGGTCAAGGGCGCCGACGTGTCGTACCGCCTGAACGTCCCGTTCGAGGATGCGGCGCTGCTCAAGCCGCAGCGGATAGCGCTGAAGAACGGCAAGACGCTCGACCTCAAGCTGACTCCGGGGCTCGAAAGCGGCAAGCAGGTGCGGATGGCGGGGCAGGGCGATCCCGGTCCGGGCGGCGCGGGCGATGCGCTGGTGACGATCGATATCATGCCGCATCGCTTCTTCACGCGCGACGGTGCCGACATCCGCCTCGACCTGCCGGTGCGTCTGGGCGAGGCGGTGCTCGGTGCGAAGGTCCGGGTGCCGACGCCCGAAGGCCCGGTCATGCTCGGCGTCCCCGCCGGAACGACGTCGGGGCGCACCTTGCGACTGCGCGGGCGCGGCTTCTCCAAGGCGGACGGCAGCCGGGGCGACCTGCTTGCGACACTGATGGTCGATTTGCCCGCCGACGATGCGGAGCTTCGCAGCTTTGCCGAGCGTTGGGAGGGGGACGCGACCCGTAATCCGCGGAGCGCGCTCGGGATCGACTGA